The Helianthus annuus cultivar XRQ/B chromosome 16, HanXRQr2.0-SUNRISE, whole genome shotgun sequence genome includes a window with the following:
- the LOC110919786 gene encoding uncharacterized protein LOC110919786: MADDLPPLWFPPMSSDDSSDSSILFFQNLIEEAELQDTGTSNRRRYIERQREEGHETLMADYFVEDPKYNEDIFRHRFRMSKRLFLQIVSDVEENDPWFVEAPDARGRKGFTPLQKVTSAIKQLATGNTPDENDEYLHMAERTSRECLEYFCDTVCKIYGPEFLRRPTSHDMALLYQAHEEKHHLPEYRGQYMRGDHRYPTIMLEAVTSQDLWFWHAFAGPPGSQNDINSIPYPHEVNEKKFKRQHEAARKDVERAFGVLKGKWGVLSRPMRARSVKKIRNVVYTCIILHNMILKDDGKAIAPVHIRDPPVEPALDDTVLGELLNEDTHWRLKHDLIDHLASQDLPHLLADSDKD, encoded by the exons ATGGCGGATGACCTCCCCCCGTTATGGTTCCCACCCATGAGTAGCGACGATTCATCTGATAGTAGCattcttttttttcaaaatctcatcgaaGAAGCCGAACTTCAAGATACCGGCACATCTAACCGAAGGAGATATATTGAACGTCAACGTGAGGAGGggcatgagacactcatggcgGATTATTTTGTCGAAGACCCGAAGTACAACGAAGATATCTTTCGGCATAGGTTCCGTATGTCGAAACGTTTGTTTCTACAAATTGTGTCCGATGTGGAAGAGAACGACCCGTGGTTTGTAGAGGCCCCCGATGCGCGAGGTAGGAAGGGCTTTACGCCCTTGCAAAAGGTGACATCGGCTATTAAACAGCTCGCAACTGGAAACACTCCAGACGAGAACGACGAGTACTTGCATATGGCCGAAAGAACTTCCCGCGAGTGCCTAGAATATTTTTGTGACACGGTTTGCAAAATATATGGTCCAGAGTTCTTACGTAGACCGACAAGCCACGACATGGCACTTTTATACCAAGCTCATGAGGAAAAACATCACCTTCCAG AGTATCGAGGCCAATACATGCGAGGAGATCATAGATACCCGACTATTATGCTCGAAGCGGTTACTTCTCAAGACTTATGGTTTTGGCATGCTTTTGCTGGTCCACCGGGTTCTCAAAACGATATCAAT tcgatCCCTTACCCTCACGAAGTAAACGAAAAGAAATTCAAGAGGCAACATGAGGCGGCAAGGAAAGACGtcgaacgggcttttggtgttttgaagGGGAAATGGGGTGTATTGAGTCGACCGATGCGAGCAAGATCGGTTAAAAAAATTAGGAATGTCGTGTACACGTgtattattttacacaacatgattttgaaagacgATGGAAAGGCGATAGCACCGGTGCACATTCGGGATCCTCCGGTCGAGCCGGCTCTAGACGATACGGTGTTGGGCGAGTTGTTGAATGAAGACACCCATTGGAGACTCAAACACGATCTCATAGATCATCTCGCAAGTCAAGATTTACCCCATCTTTTGGCCGATTCCGACAAAGACTAG